In Oenanthe melanoleuca isolate GR-GAL-2019-014 chromosome 19, OMel1.0, whole genome shotgun sequence, a genomic segment contains:
- the CHCHD2 gene encoding coiled-coil-helix-coiled-coil-helix domain-containing protein 2, whose amino-acid sequence MPRGSRSRTSRVAPPASRAPPARAPAPRASVPAAAPPSAVATPAPKQPGLMAQMATTAAGVAVGSAVGHTIGHAITGGFSGGGSSEAARPDITYQEPQAAQAAQQQQQQYGPCQYEMKQFLECAQNQTDLKLCEGFSEVLKQCRITNGLA is encoded by the exons ATGCCCAGGGGCAGCCGCAGCCGCACGTCCCGTGTGGCGCCCCCCGCCAG CCGGGCACCCCCAGCGAGAGCCCCGGCTCCTCGGGCCTCTGTTCCCGCAGCAGCTCCGCCTTCCGCCGTGGCGACCCCGGCGCCAAAGCAGCCAGGGCTGATGGCCCAGATGGCCACAACTGCTGCCGGGGTGGCCGTGGGCTCGGCCGTGGGACACACCATCGGCCACGCCATCACTGGAGGATTTAGTGGAGGGGGCAGCTCCGAGGCTGCCAGGCCTGATATCACTTACCAG gagccccaggctgctcaggctgcccagcagcagcagcagcagtatgGTCCTTGCCAGTATGAGATGAAACAATTCCTGGAGTGTGCCCAGAACCAGACTGACCTCAAGCTGTGCGAAGGCTTCAGTGAGGTGCTCAAGCAGTGCAGGATTACCAATG GTTTGGCCTAA